One Drosophila subobscura isolate 14011-0131.10 chromosome U, UCBerk_Dsub_1.0, whole genome shotgun sequence DNA window includes the following coding sequences:
- the LOC117901006 gene encoding serine-rich adhesin for platelets, producing the protein MHATMAHSSLCGDSHQKDFGADLQMSRQKCNINQQRRGRRRAWRGPDGICGSFSLAIFVLTICMAHTSSTVAAIESSTSSSTSPTIVMVAVTPSIGSSGGNSNITTEAPPEQQQPQGQCLLDGQWVPETTVHCEKHTSCRAIQRTGHCCPDYKCDCEKDGKTYANGYKLVDPDTPCTVCYCKGGEVVCSSVTCFRRDDCMPKYVPGRCCPEYDNCPILDNNPPLSSETSSTSTTTSTQKPAGVAQSAGFNWNITIKEITKPSEIRITDDNKSKSAIPTRKSGVTTEGAPASSAATTTSSNSVASTTDATTAATATKATTAAADSTTATEATTTTVVISSTEAATTTPATLGQLGQQLSQDTNPKVLPGTSSSESLKLIAAASAGFIGRPQSGNEVEQNTKLPADGPLPFAENDPSKVSFKREFTTERPSTQGYEESGAVAVAAEAAVFIEDASVELPDGEQEPDTAGSDNIYHIISTTEGPSSSSPLPGSSSPKGRNSTEADMSTEGPGSSTEMPPMSSTQHMDADEDVPQVESNPAYPSLPEDDFSLRDVNFPLVDLEDIADSYAKDEPRSILRSPFEVDNKRTKVFQDSTVDGSGSGSGSGDMEPHLEESSTVGHSKERSSMVPLLMYSAEDNSGETRFQNASDLQLENVGRRQKESETSEELMGGSGEIKEPTTPRTNPSTALDIDELGSGAGQLQASSAVDPKADAESLKLDESQETVAKMTSADDKSSVRAEKSLVELAMPLGRLYLQRIY; encoded by the exons TGGCTGCCATTgagagcagcaccagcagcagcacatccccCACAATCGTCATGGTGGCGGTCACGCCGAGCATCGGATCGagcggcggcaacagcaacattacCACCGAAGCTCCaccagaacagcagcagccacagg GCCAATGCCTCCTGGACGGGCAGTGGGTGCCAGAGACGACGGTGCACTGTGAGAAGCACACAAGCTGCCGCGCCATCCAGCGGACCGGCCACTGTTGTCCCGATTATAAATGCG ATTGCGAAAAGGATGGTAAAACTTATGCCAATGGTTATAAATTGGTCGATCCGGATACTCCATGCACTGTCTGCTACTGCAAAG GCGGCGAAGTGGTTTGCAGCTCAGTGACCTGTTTCCGGCGGGACGACTGCATGCCCAAATACGTGcccggccgctgctgccccgaGTACGACAATTGTCCGA TTTTGGACAACAATCCGCCGCTTTCCAGCGAGACGAGCAGCACGAGCACCACGACAAGCACCCAGAAGCCGGCTGGCGTCGCGCAGTCCGCTGGCTTCAACTGGAACATAACCATTAAGGAGATCACGAAGCCCTCTGAGATTCGGATTACCGATGATAACAAATCGAAGTCGGCGATTCCCACCAGAAAGTCGGGAGTTACCACCGAGGGAGCACCGGCATCgtcggcagcaacaacaacctcGAGCAACTCCGTGGCGAGTAcaacagatgcaacaacagcagcaacagcaacaaaagcaacaacagcagcagcagattcaacaacggcaacagaagcaacaacaacaactgtcgTGATATCATCCAcagaagcagcgacaacaacaccagcaacgTTGGGACAGTTGGGACAGCAGCTTAGCCAAGACACCAACCCGAAAGTACTTCCCGGCACTTCCAGCAGCGAGAGCTTAAAGCTTATTGCCGCCGCCTCGGCGGGTTTCATAGGTCGACCACAAAGCGGCAACGAAGTGGAACAGAATACAAAGCTGCCAGCCGATGGTCCGCTGCCCTTCGCCGAAAACGATCCCAGCAAGGTCAGCTTTAAGCGGGAATTCACCACAGAGAGGCCGAGCACCCAGGGATACGAGGAATCcggagctgtggctgtggctgcggagGCTGCTGTGTTCATTGAGGATGCGTCTGTTGAGCTACCCGACGGGGAACAGGAACCAGACACAGCGGGTAGTGACAACATCTACCACATAATCTCCACAACTGAAGGTCCCAGCTCGAGCTCCCCACTGCCAGGAAGCAGCAGCCCTAAAGGGAGGAACAGCACTGAGGCAGATATGAGTACGGAGGGACCCGGCAGTAGCACTGAGATGCCGCCCATGAGCTCCACCCAACACATGGATGCGGATGAGGATGTGCCACAAGTAGAGTCCAATCCGGCGTATCCCTCCCTCCCCGAAGATGACTTCAGCTTGCGGGACGTCAACTTTCCCTTGGTGGACCTGGAGGATATAGCTGACTCTTATGCCAAGGATGAGCCGAGGAGCATTCTGCGGAGTCCCTTCGAGGTGGACAACAAGCGTACCAAGGTGTTTCAGGATTCCACTGTggatggcagcggcagcggaagtggcagtggggaCATGGAGCCCCATCTGGAGGAATCCTCGACAGTCGGTCACAGCAAGGAGCGCAGCTCGATGGTGCCCCTCCTCATGTACAGTGCGGAGGATAATTCCGGGGAAACGCGCTTTCAGAACGCGAGCGATCTGCAACTGGAGAATGTTGGCCGCAGGCAGAAGGAGAGTGAGACAAGCGAAGAGCTGATGGGGGGTAGTGGGGAAATCAAAGAACCCACCACACCGCGAACCAACCCCAGCACTGCCTTGGACATCGATGAGCTGGGCTCCGGTGCCGGTCAACTGCAGGCATCGAGCGCTGTGGATCCCAAGGCCGATGCCGAGAGCCTCAAGCTCGACGAGAGCCAAGAGACTGTAGCCAAGATGACCTCAGCAGATGACAAATCGTCGGTGCGTGCCGAAAAGAGTTTAGTGGAGCTGGCCATGCCCCTGGGACGGCTCTACCTGCAGCGTATCTATTAG
- the LOC117901501 gene encoding uncharacterized protein LOC117901501, with translation MKVFALCSMLALILAGAQALPQGREGAAYTNEAIRQAQQTLLIPKDAQIQNVQEGIELGAYEQIPGNQRINLFEILGDQVPSEVINNLQAQVDQIGRN, from the coding sequence ATGAAAGTGTTCGCGCTGTGTTCGATGCTGGCCCTGATCCTGGCCGGTGCTCAAGCCCTGCCCCAGGGCCGCGAGGGTGCCGCCTACACAAACGAAGCCATTCGACAGGCACAGCAAACCCTACTCATACCCAAGGATGCCCAAATACAGAATGTGCAAGAGGGCATTGAGCTCGGTGCCTACGAGCAGATACCCGGCAACCAGCGCATCAATCTCTTTGAGATCCTGGGCGATCAGGTGCCCTCAGAGGTGATCAACAATCTGCAGGCCCAGGTCGATCAGATTGGACGCAATTAA
- the LOC117901500 gene encoding ribosome biogenesis protein WDR12 homolog produces MEVDNGEGQVQVHLKSKQEHYAVPDVPYAIDGTVATSELNTFVNALLLSKGSSAVDFDFLVFDEYLRGRLCDHLREKAISFEDAIEIEYVERFPAPEPQDCLLHDDWVSAVKASGKWILTGCYDNTLNIWTNKGKHILTIPGHTAPIKAVDWISLDDDTGRFVSSSQDQTAMLWQWNVGANTVECVSVCKGHERGVDSVSVSPDAQRFATGSWDTMLKVWSAELEDAGEGTSKRMKESGVRTPKMTLQGHRESISAVQWMDASTLLTGSWDHTLKVWDLSLEGIKAEISTNKSIFDASYSKLNHLIVTASADKNLRLYDSRTNQGSVVRNTYLGHNAWVQTVMWSTTEEFLFVSGSYDNQNKLWDCRSPKAPLYDLLGHGEKVLDIDWSNPKYIVSGGSDNTVRVFKSRKALVENMDTK; encoded by the exons ATGGAGGTCGACAACGGCGAGGGGCAGGTGCAAGTTCAcctcaaaagcaaacaagaacA CTATGCAGTGCCAGACGTTCCATATGCCATCGATGGAACAGTCGCTACATCGGAGCTGAACACATTCGTGAATGCCTTGCTCCTTAGCAAGGGAAGCTCTGCCGTGGATTTTGATTTCCTGGTCTTCGATGAGTACCTGAGGGGTCGCTTGTGTGACCATCTGAGAGAGAAGGCGATCAGCTTTGAGGATGCCATAGAAATTGAATATGTAGAGCGCTTCCCCGCCCCGGAGCCACAAGACTGCTTACTCCACGACGACTGGGTCTCGGCAGTGAAGGCCTCTGGCAAGTGGATTTTGACTGGATGTTATGACAACACCTTAAACATCTGGACGAACAAGGGCAAGCACATTCTCACGATCCCCGGCCACACGGCTCCCATCAAAGCTGTGGACTGGATTTCACTGGATGACGACACCGGTCGCTTTGTGTCCAGCTCGCAAGACCAAACGGCCATGCTGTGGCAGTGGAATGTTGGCGCCAATACTGTTGaatgtgtttctgtgtgcaaGGGTCACGAGAGGGGCGTTGATAGTGTTAGTGTCAGTCCAGATGCACAGCGTTTTGCGACTGGATCGTGGGACACAATGCTTAAAGTTTGGTCAGCTGAGCTGGAAGATGCAGGAGAAGGAACATCAAAGCGCATGAAGGAGAGCGGAGTTAGA acCCCAAAAATGACTCTTCAGGGACATCGCGAAAGCATCTCTGCAGTGCAGTGGATGGATGCCAGCACCCTGCTCACAGGCAGTTGGGATCACACACTAAAGGTGTGGGACCTCAGCCTGGAAGGCATTAAGGCCGAGATATCCACAAACAAGTCAATCTTCGATGCGAGTTATTCTAAACTAAATCACCTCATTGTGACGGCATCAGCGGACAAGAATCTGCGACTGTACGATTCTAGAACAAACC AGGGATCCGTTGTGCGAAACACCTACCTGGGGCACAATGCCTGGGTCCAGACCGTGATGTGGTCCACTACAGAAGAATTCCTTTTCGTGTCTGGCTCCTATGATAACCAAAACAAGCTGTGGGATTGCAGGAGCCCAAAGGCTCCTCTTTACGATCTGCTGGGCCATGGAGAGAAGGTCTTGGACATCGACTGGTCCAACCCCAAGTATATAGTGTCCGGCGGCTCAGACAACACGGTTCGTGTGTTTAAATCGCGCAAGGCACTAGTAGAAAATATGGACACAAAATAA